The Mesobacillus jeotgali genome window below encodes:
- a CDS encoding tyrosine-type recombinase/integrase yields the protein MMKTVSPIKSKNKIMLMKDFLINHSTRDYCLFVLGINTGIKLHDLLNLRVHDVCRQDGEITEVLSIPLYSNPPVYLNESIRSSLKKYLTESSFIGTDYLFRSRKTANPITRQQAYRIINAAARNAGIDEPVGMTTLRKTFGYHAYSQGVAISLIQKRLLHASPSETKHFIGIDQETVQVKIDINL from the coding sequence ATGATGAAAACCGTAAGTCCAATCAAATCGAAAAACAAGATCATGCTTATGAAGGATTTCCTTATAAATCACTCGACCAGGGATTATTGTTTATTTGTACTTGGTATTAATACCGGGATCAAACTGCATGATCTACTCAACCTGCGTGTACATGATGTGTGCCGCCAGGATGGGGAAATTACAGAAGTCCTTTCAATTCCTCTTTATAGCAATCCACCTGTTTACTTAAATGAGTCCATCAGAAGTTCCCTAAAAAAGTATCTAACCGAAAGTTCTTTTATTGGAACAGACTATCTCTTTAGGTCCCGAAAAACTGCGAATCCAATTACAAGGCAACAAGCTTACAGGATAATCAACGCCGCTGCTAGAAATGCCGGAATTGATGAACCGGTAGGTATGACCACTTTGCGTAAAACATTCGGCTATCATGCCTACTCCCAGGGCGTTGCCATTTCACTGATTCAAAAAAGGCTGCTGCATGCCTCTCCATCCGAAACAAAGCACTTCATTGGAATAGACCAGGAAACAGTCCAGGTTAAAATTGATATCAATTTATAA
- a CDS encoding M1 family aminopeptidase, which produces MRKMRNNISSAILSISTKVSDGLSWLVRESKELNPQKAKRGLFHFLKMIMKITAYINNHRHRNMLVGSAILVTLFLISWNTELMPESNEPLIFDENGKFVAAPPAPPSLTFPLGTDLGARSMVNLVLVGVKYTLGAILAITIGRLLLGTILALVTTLFYPSFKRYFTAFFWPFRYIPQLLVGIILMLPVAASPIGYSAKVILEYQLIIMLLIGLPSVFYYMLDMIDEIEKQPYVLSSTLMGGSKFHTLKKHVWPNAKSHLLLLTTQQILSVLQLLTFLGIFSLYLGGPHPTALTDSPRLIYRTITNELAGMAGQNFWLIRRAPWMAYSPILIIAFIAIIVNWMKKGVEDHIAGVIPVKHRPNTSAEQVLNADANLSRNFTIVGVPEQPLAKHDKKKYVSDVIREKLRGTRGYLLRYKVYRLIDVLAIRTAEHISDYPKHAFTALLTVSFVLLAGVFSYAEFFPEENTKKEGKSVEASTEPKETKDLFSYSFTNREHNPVKYKADLTYMDADATLQGTLHVETTNTTGAEQDKIYFHLYPNQFKEPIDGPEWEFVRGPSPTPGWIEIQDIKVNEQKADFKVEGTILEVTMNQWKDMAHSEIDIQFNFQLPSNYSNASYDYAAVWLGNFLPIQAVYDKNGWNLDPYSPFGYPFYSETASYDVTINAPAKYEILSNAEEANATTEIQGENKKYSAKVEGVRDFSIVLLDTQYYQTERFMTQNETLVNVWYRPTTDKQETANRNAMGAGQSIDYFEEFFDSTLPYKELDIIRTVEGNSQMAYQGMIFSAGYNFSDNSFTSLSMTEGVVRQWLSGLVGSQGYKEPWVNESLVSYSLKTYMGEKGYMARTSAEDQIKQQEEIARIQKEGQYLSSPLSDYKNINDYAIMMGIQGYNMYAELDYLVKAGKVNKALKTYVNEYTNKNASGHDLITILEKAGHPQAKGYFDSWLKPEVTE; this is translated from the coding sequence ATGAGAAAGATGAGGAACAATATTTCATCAGCAATATTGTCGATTTCCACTAAAGTAAGTGATGGCCTATCCTGGCTTGTCAGGGAGTCAAAAGAACTGAACCCCCAAAAAGCAAAAAGGGGATTGTTTCATTTTCTGAAAATGATTATGAAAATAACTGCCTATATCAATAACCATAGACACCGGAATATGCTGGTTGGTTCAGCGATACTAGTTACATTGTTCCTGATCAGTTGGAATACAGAATTGATGCCTGAGAGCAATGAGCCGCTGATTTTCGATGAGAACGGAAAATTTGTCGCGGCTCCGCCTGCTCCTCCTTCGCTCACCTTTCCGCTCGGGACTGATTTGGGAGCACGAAGCATGGTTAACCTTGTTCTCGTTGGAGTTAAGTATACTCTCGGTGCTATATTGGCTATCACAATTGGCCGGCTATTGCTTGGAACAATACTGGCACTTGTGACAACCCTATTCTACCCGAGCTTTAAACGGTATTTCACTGCATTCTTTTGGCCATTCAGGTATATCCCTCAATTGCTTGTTGGGATTATCTTGATGCTTCCAGTAGCAGCATCACCAATCGGCTACTCAGCAAAGGTCATTTTGGAATATCAATTGATTATCATGCTGCTGATCGGCCTTCCAAGCGTTTTTTATTACATGCTAGATATGATTGATGAAATTGAAAAGCAGCCTTATGTGCTAAGTTCAACATTAATGGGTGGAAGCAAGTTTCACACCTTGAAAAAGCATGTATGGCCCAATGCCAAATCTCATCTGCTGTTATTGACCACTCAGCAAATTTTATCAGTATTACAGCTGCTGACGTTTTTAGGAATTTTCTCATTGTATTTAGGGGGTCCGCACCCCACAGCTTTGACTGATTCACCTCGACTGATTTACAGAACGATCACCAACGAACTTGCAGGAATGGCCGGCCAAAATTTCTGGCTGATCAGAAGAGCACCATGGATGGCCTACAGTCCAATCCTGATCATTGCCTTTATCGCCATTATCGTGAATTGGATGAAAAAAGGGGTCGAGGACCATATAGCGGGTGTGATACCAGTAAAACATCGGCCCAATACGTCTGCCGAGCAGGTATTAAATGCAGATGCAAACCTCTCCAGGAATTTTACAATAGTAGGCGTGCCAGAGCAGCCTCTGGCGAAACATGATAAGAAGAAATATGTTAGTGACGTTATCCGTGAAAAACTCAGGGGTACTCGTGGGTACTTGCTCCGCTACAAGGTTTACCGATTAATTGATGTGCTTGCCATCAGGACTGCAGAACATATTTCAGATTACCCTAAGCACGCATTTACCGCATTATTGACGGTATCCTTCGTCCTTTTGGCGGGTGTATTTTCGTATGCAGAGTTTTTCCCAGAGGAAAATACGAAGAAAGAGGGAAAAAGTGTTGAAGCATCAACTGAACCAAAAGAAACTAAAGATTTATTTAGTTACAGCTTTACCAACAGGGAGCATAATCCTGTAAAATATAAGGCCGACTTGACCTATATGGATGCTGATGCGACATTGCAGGGAACACTGCATGTCGAAACCACTAATACCACCGGTGCCGAACAGGATAAAATCTATTTCCACCTGTATCCTAACCAGTTTAAGGAACCGATAGATGGGCCCGAATGGGAATTCGTCAGAGGCCCTTCACCGACACCAGGCTGGATTGAAATCCAAGACATCAAAGTGAATGAACAGAAAGCTGATTTTAAAGTCGAAGGAACTATTCTGGAAGTTACTATGAATCAGTGGAAAGACATGGCACATTCCGAAATCGACATTCAATTCAACTTCCAGCTCCCTTCGAATTACAGCAATGCAAGCTATGATTATGCCGCAGTATGGCTTGGCAATTTCCTGCCAATACAGGCTGTATATGATAAAAACGGCTGGAACCTGGATCCGTATTCACCTTTTGGATATCCATTTTATAGCGAAACAGCTAGCTATGATGTAACCATTAACGCTCCTGCTAAATACGAGATCCTTTCTAATGCAGAAGAAGCTAATGCGACAACAGAAATACAAGGTGAAAACAAGAAATATAGCGCCAAGGTAGAGGGTGTCCGCGATTTTTCTATCGTCTTATTGGATACTCAATATTATCAAACTGAAAGATTCATGACCCAGAATGAAACACTCGTGAATGTTTGGTACCGCCCAACCACTGACAAACAAGAAACAGCAAACAGAAATGCCATGGGCGCTGGTCAATCAATCGATTACTTTGAAGAGTTTTTTGATTCCACATTACCATATAAAGAACTGGATATTATCCGTACAGTAGAAGGCAACTCCCAAATGGCTTACCAGGGAATGATCTTCTCAGCTGGGTATAATTTTTCAGATAACAGCTTTACTTCTCTCAGCATGACTGAGGGAGTGGTCCGCCAATGGCTGTCAGGATTGGTCGGAAGCCAAGGATATAAAGAACCATGGGTAAATGAAAGTCTCGTAAGCTATTCCTTGAAAACCTATATGGGTGAAAAAGGCTACATGGCCAGAACCTCTGCCGAAGATCAAATAAAACAACAGGAAGAGATCGCGAGAATCCAAAAAGAAGGCCAGTATTTAAGCAGCCCATTAAGCGATTATAAAAATATCAATGACTACGCCATCATGATGGGTATACAAGGTTACAATATGTACGCTGAACTGGACTATTTAGTGAAGGCTGGAAAAGTAAATAAAGCTTTGAAAACATATGTCAACGAGTATACAAATAAAAATGCCTCTGGACACGATCTAATCACAATCCTTGAAAAGGCAGGACACCCGCAGGCAAAAGGATATTTTGATAGTTGGCTGAAACCTGAGGTAACAGAATAG
- a CDS encoding methyl-accepting chemotaxis protein, translating to MLFKKKKNIGNIVEPKQKKSRKYLSKNMSLKIKIVSLSIISMLVLALATTAYAQYTIRSSNLESMEAELNTISALLSDQISAGKAKTIIANPSKNNPGTTSMQKQMDQILKENPLIHNLYLITMDGNQFIIPTMSSAMMTKDLTYGSSYSGGKEFDQAALEAFKENKRTTTDIYKSQNGEKMTGFAPITDMSGKTIALYGVEFDVSQVNKKINAEVGGIWVLSLIILGLSSAAMYFLVSRLIKPLNKIKVLTANIAKGDLSQEDIVVKSRDEVGALAESINTMAASLRTLVSQVQTTSSEVSSETVGLTRVASSSVDAIRELTAANQQAAASTQEQNANIEEMQATLEEINAGIEEINASAQQASYIAKNSTVTSKEGTVRIDEMLAGLEGVDENTNKLAEIITILEKQSDKITQFVKIINTISDQTNLLALNAAIEAARAGEHGKGFAVVANEVRKLAEESAKSASTIISIVNENVQNTRTAVDYITKTREAVQYNKDLSMKAKNTLNEIYETTLEIEDNSNNIATAIEQQVIAFEQITNSLDTVSQASQQIAAGTGQTDQSTQEQLRIAENVNESAKILQRTASELEKLTGNFKL from the coding sequence TTGCTTTTCAAAAAGAAAAAAAACATCGGGAATATTGTAGAACCCAAGCAGAAAAAGAGCAGAAAATACCTAAGCAAAAACATGAGCCTCAAAATAAAGATCGTATCTTTAAGCATCATATCGATGCTGGTTCTTGCTTTGGCGACAACTGCTTATGCTCAATACACGATCAGGTCAAGCAATCTAGAATCGATGGAAGCTGAGCTGAATACAATCTCAGCCCTGTTATCCGATCAGATTTCTGCAGGCAAAGCAAAAACAATCATTGCGAATCCTTCAAAAAATAATCCAGGAACCACTTCAATGCAAAAACAAATGGACCAAATACTTAAGGAAAATCCGTTGATACATAATCTGTACTTAATCACGATGGATGGAAATCAATTCATCATCCCAACAATGAGCTCTGCCATGATGACTAAGGATCTCACATACGGGTCGAGTTATTCAGGCGGCAAAGAATTTGATCAAGCCGCACTCGAAGCTTTTAAGGAAAATAAAAGGACAACAACTGACATATATAAATCGCAAAACGGAGAAAAAATGACTGGCTTCGCGCCAATCACCGATATGTCCGGAAAAACGATCGCCCTGTATGGTGTCGAATTTGACGTTTCACAGGTAAATAAAAAGATCAATGCCGAGGTTGGAGGTATTTGGGTTCTTTCTCTCATCATCCTTGGCCTCTCAAGCGCGGCGATGTATTTCCTGGTGTCCAGGCTGATCAAGCCACTTAACAAAATTAAAGTTCTGACAGCAAACATCGCTAAAGGTGACTTGTCGCAAGAGGATATTGTCGTCAAATCAAGGGATGAAGTTGGTGCGCTGGCTGAGAGTATCAATACGATGGCCGCATCACTCAGGACGCTGGTTTCCCAGGTGCAGACAACTTCAAGCGAAGTTTCGAGTGAAACAGTTGGCTTAACCAGGGTAGCCTCGAGTTCGGTTGATGCAATCCGTGAGCTGACCGCTGCCAACCAGCAGGCGGCCGCCAGTACACAAGAGCAGAACGCCAACATTGAAGAAATGCAGGCAACATTGGAAGAAATCAATGCAGGTATCGAAGAAATCAATGCTTCTGCACAACAGGCAAGTTATATCGCAAAAAATTCAACAGTTACATCCAAAGAAGGAACCGTCAGGATTGACGAAATGCTTGCAGGACTTGAAGGCGTTGATGAGAACACAAACAAGCTGGCTGAGATCATTACGATTCTAGAAAAGCAATCAGACAAAATCACGCAATTCGTCAAAATTATCAATACTATTTCTGATCAGACAAACCTGCTGGCATTGAACGCAGCCATTGAAGCTGCCAGGGCAGGAGAACACGGAAAGGGATTTGCTGTAGTCGCAAACGAGGTCCGCAAGCTTGCTGAGGAAAGTGCAAAATCAGCTTCGACCATTATTTCCATCGTTAACGAGAATGTCCAAAACACTCGTACTGCAGTTGATTACATCACAAAAACAAGAGAAGCAGTCCAGTATAATAAAGACCTTTCTATGAAGGCGAAAAATACGCTAAATGAAATTTATGAAACAACCTTGGAGATCGAGGATAATTCCAATAATATCGCGACAGCCATTGAACAGCAGGTCATCGCATTTGAACAAATAACCAACTCACTCGATACAGTCTCTCAGGCGTCCCAGCAGATTGCAGCAGGTACCGGCCAGACAGACCAGTCCACACAGGAACAGCTCAGAATTGCCGAAAATGTAAACGAAAGTGCAAAAATCCTTCAACGCACAGCATCGGAGTTAGAGAAATTGACTGGAAACTTCAAGTTATAG
- a CDS encoding carboxypeptidase M32 has product MEQKVLNQSIMSALEKFNELDEKISHFNSILGLLSWDQKVISPKKGRSIFANANGTLRTEAFKLTVSEEMGELLKVLTTPEAEEHLDEAAKAKVRERLKFYNRSKSIPAEMIKDFTVLTSKANDAWEEARENNDFERYLPYLEKIVEFKRKAVEIYGYENHPYDALLDEFEPGLTVEKLDPLFSKLRESSTDLLKRIQGSSDKPSVEIFEQPYSVEKQKEFNRYILPVIGFDMEAGRLDETVHPFAQTVNTGDVRITTRYLENNVRSAIFGTIHEAGHGIYEQNINPEFQDSVLQEGASFGIHESQSRFLENMVGRSEEFWKYFYPKLQEHFPEQLGNVELEDFYRATNAVQPSFIRVEADELTYNLHIMVRYEIEKALIAGEIEAKDLPGIWNEKMRDYLGITPSTDSEGVLQDIHWSFGGLGYFPSYSLGNLYAAQILTKIKKDVPGFYESIEQGDFAVIQDWLRENIHQYGMLYTPNELIVKATGEELNADYLVQYLEEKYSKVYKL; this is encoded by the coding sequence ATGGAACAAAAGGTACTGAATCAATCAATCATGTCTGCGCTCGAAAAGTTCAATGAATTGGATGAGAAGATTTCGCATTTTAATAGTATTTTAGGTTTGTTGAGCTGGGATCAAAAAGTAATCTCACCGAAGAAAGGACGCTCCATATTTGCGAATGCGAATGGAACTTTAAGAACTGAAGCGTTCAAACTGACTGTTTCTGAAGAAATGGGTGAGTTGCTTAAGGTACTAACGACACCGGAAGCAGAGGAGCACCTTGATGAGGCTGCAAAGGCCAAGGTTCGTGAACGGCTGAAATTTTATAACCGATCCAAAAGTATCCCGGCAGAAATGATTAAAGATTTCACAGTGCTGACATCAAAAGCAAATGATGCCTGGGAAGAAGCAAGGGAGAACAATGATTTTGAAAGATATCTTCCTTACCTTGAGAAGATTGTAGAGTTTAAGAGGAAAGCTGTTGAGATTTACGGTTATGAAAATCATCCATATGATGCGCTGCTGGATGAATTTGAACCTGGTCTTACAGTTGAAAAACTTGATCCATTGTTTAGTAAATTAAGAGAATCAAGCACTGATTTACTGAAAAGGATTCAAGGGTCTTCTGACAAACCATCAGTCGAGATATTCGAACAGCCTTATTCAGTAGAGAAGCAAAAAGAATTCAATCGTTATATTCTGCCAGTGATCGGCTTCGATATGGAAGCAGGCAGGCTGGATGAAACGGTTCATCCATTTGCACAAACTGTGAATACCGGGGATGTCAGGATTACGACCAGGTACCTTGAAAATAATGTCCGATCGGCGATTTTTGGAACAATTCATGAAGCTGGACATGGTATTTATGAACAAAATATCAATCCAGAGTTCCAGGATTCAGTTTTACAGGAAGGGGCTTCATTCGGAATTCATGAATCCCAGTCCAGATTCCTGGAAAATATGGTGGGACGCAGCGAGGAATTCTGGAAGTACTTCTATCCGAAGCTGCAGGAACATTTTCCGGAGCAATTAGGGAATGTTGAATTGGAAGATTTCTATCGTGCCACAAATGCTGTCCAGCCATCCTTCATCAGGGTGGAAGCAGATGAGCTCACATATAATCTTCATATCATGGTTCGCTATGAAATTGAGAAGGCATTGATTGCCGGGGAAATAGAGGCAAAAGATCTGCCTGGAATCTGGAACGAAAAAATGAGGGATTACCTAGGCATCACACCATCCACTGACAGTGAAGGGGTCCTTCAGGATATCCACTGGTCATTCGGAGGGCTGGGGTACTTCCCGTCATACTCTCTTGGGAATCTGTATGCGGCACAGATCTTGACTAAGATCAAGAAGGATGTACCTGGATTCTATGAAAGTATCGAGCAAGGGGATTTTGCAGTGATCCAGGACTGGTTAAGGGAAAATATTCATCAGTACGGAATGCTCTATACACCAAATGAACTGATAGTAAAAGCTACCGGTGAAGAATTGAATGCGGATTATCTGGTACAGTACCTGGAAGAGAAATATAGTAAGGTATATAAACTCTAA
- a CDS encoding ABC transporter permease subunit translates to MKKIIHYPFLFLTSIAGLLFFMAFPRLFNFRPSESEHLGMQLSGFIKAIEATAVQFFKPESWGVLESWYQETVIDRYTYSLELIFFSLLFTIFIGSVIAYLFMNLPYKQRIRVKNVLNFFEGIPDLLVIFMMQLFLFMLYREFNIRLVTMYGLAGKEPIIFPMIINSLLPSLFFAQYLIKVMEEEFEKHYILLGQAKGLSKLQLLFSHLTRNIVPVVSIHFKTIIFMVLTTLVLVEHMFVLDGYIKELNKLLQIQNSSPVHIFFYVGVFMLPVILVERFVSLIGKKFGSVRGMDI, encoded by the coding sequence ATGAAAAAAATCATTCATTACCCATTTTTATTTTTGACCTCTATTGCAGGTCTTTTATTTTTCATGGCCTTTCCCAGGCTTTTTAACTTCCGCCCATCAGAAAGTGAGCACCTTGGCATGCAATTATCTGGCTTTATTAAAGCAATTGAAGCTACTGCAGTGCAATTTTTCAAGCCTGAAAGCTGGGGAGTACTAGAAAGCTGGTATCAGGAAACAGTCATCGACCGCTATACATATTCTCTTGAACTTATTTTCTTCAGTCTGTTGTTCACTATTTTTATAGGAAGTGTGATTGCCTATCTATTTATGAATCTTCCATATAAACAGCGTATAAGAGTAAAGAATGTCCTGAATTTCTTCGAGGGAATTCCGGATTTGCTGGTTATATTCATGATGCAGCTGTTTTTGTTCATGCTCTACAGGGAGTTCAATATTCGCCTTGTCACAATGTACGGGCTGGCAGGGAAAGAGCCAATCATCTTCCCGATGATCATTAATTCACTCCTTCCATCCTTATTTTTTGCTCAATACCTGATCAAAGTAATGGAAGAAGAATTTGAAAAGCACTACATTCTTTTAGGCCAGGCAAAAGGGTTATCAAAGCTGCAGCTTCTTTTTTCACATTTGACCAGGAATATTGTGCCCGTTGTCTCTATCCACTTTAAAACCATTATATTCATGGTTTTGACAACCCTGGTCCTCGTTGAACACATGTTTGTTCTTGATGGGTACATTAAAGAGCTTAATAAACTGCTGCAGATTCAAAATAGTTCTCCTGTGCATATCTTCTTTTACGTGGGAGTTTTCATGCTTCCTGTCATTCTTGTAGAAAGATTCGTTTCGTTGATCGGTAAAAAGTTCGGAAGCGTTCGGGGGATGGATATATGA
- a CDS encoding potassium/proton antiporter has translation MPEHVISTDSFILLLAFLFIVGVITTRFSTRLGVPSLIFFIMVGMVMGSDVLGIIYFDNAAVTQMIGVIALVIILFEGGLQTNLKDVRPVIIPSLSLATVGVLITSGIVAVAAKMILGLDWLEAILFGAIVGSTDAAAVFAVLKGHNISSKLGSTLEAESGSNDPMAVFLTVAMIELITIPDASILKLIGDFFLQMGLGLILGVIFGKVAVKALNSINLDSSGLYPVFATAFALLTYGVTTFLNGSGLLAVYIAAIIIGNAEIAYRHSIFRFTEGFAWMMQILMFVILGLLVFPSELFNPAILIQGILISVILMLVARPVAVFLSTIKMDYSQKERIFLSWAGLKGAVPIILATFPLLAGIEDSHQIFNVVFFVVLTSALIQGSTIPMLANKLGLNGPKKTIPMQSLELISLGKADAEMIEYEMESDNAIVGKTLVDIPFPEGTLVNAIIRNGKLIAPTGNTVIMTGDFLYILSERKNKPKLKKLLKEKAKYSQDALDLK, from the coding sequence TTGCCAGAACATGTTATTAGTACAGACTCTTTCATTCTTCTTCTTGCTTTCTTATTCATTGTTGGGGTTATAACAACGAGGTTTTCAACCAGACTTGGGGTTCCCTCTCTGATTTTCTTTATCATGGTCGGGATGGTCATGGGCAGCGATGTCCTTGGCATCATTTATTTTGATAATGCAGCAGTTACACAGATGATTGGTGTTATCGCACTAGTCATAATCCTGTTTGAAGGCGGCCTGCAAACAAATTTGAAAGACGTCAGGCCAGTAATTATCCCATCTTTATCACTTGCAACGGTTGGAGTGCTAATCACCTCTGGAATCGTTGCCGTCGCTGCGAAAATGATTTTGGGCCTTGATTGGCTGGAAGCCATTTTATTCGGGGCAATTGTTGGTTCCACTGATGCCGCAGCTGTTTTTGCAGTCCTGAAAGGCCATAATATATCTTCAAAACTTGGTTCTACTCTCGAAGCAGAATCTGGTTCCAATGATCCGATGGCTGTATTCTTAACCGTAGCAATGATTGAACTTATTACGATTCCTGATGCAAGTATCCTAAAGTTGATCGGTGACTTCTTTTTGCAAATGGGACTGGGCCTGATACTGGGTGTGATTTTTGGAAAGGTCGCAGTCAAAGCTTTGAATTCGATAAACTTGGATTCGAGTGGACTTTATCCCGTTTTCGCCACCGCATTTGCTTTGCTGACTTATGGAGTAACTACATTTTTGAATGGCAGCGGTCTTTTGGCCGTATACATTGCGGCGATTATCATTGGAAACGCTGAGATTGCATATCGCCATTCTATTTTCCGCTTCACAGAAGGTTTCGCCTGGATGATGCAGATTCTTATGTTTGTCATCCTTGGGCTCCTTGTATTTCCATCTGAACTTTTCAACCCGGCTATCTTGATTCAGGGCATATTGATATCCGTAATCCTGATGCTGGTGGCAAGACCTGTAGCTGTATTTTTATCAACAATAAAAATGGATTACTCTCAAAAAGAGCGGATTTTCCTTTCATGGGCTGGCTTGAAAGGCGCGGTTCCGATTATCCTCGCCACCTTCCCATTGCTGGCAGGTATTGAGGACAGCCATCAGATTTTCAATGTTGTCTTCTTCGTCGTTTTGACGAGCGCACTTATTCAGGGATCTACCATACCGATGCTAGCAAATAAGCTGGGATTGAACGGTCCCAAAAAAACGATACCAATGCAGTCACTTGAGCTGATTTCACTTGGAAAAGCGGATGCCGAGATGATTGAATATGAGATGGAAAGCGACAATGCCATCGTTGGTAAAACGTTGGTGGATATCCCCTTTCCTGAAGGAACACTGGTGAATGCGATCATCCGCAATGGCAAACTTATCGCACCTACGGGGAATACCGTCATCATGACAGGTGATTTCCTCTATATCCTTTCAGAGAGGAAGAACAAGCCGAAACTGAAGAAGCTCTTGAAGGAAAAAGCAAAATATAGTCAAGATGCACTAGACCTTAAATAA
- a CDS encoding TetR/AcrR family transcriptional regulator, which translates to MTPIVSEEYKQKKRQEILQSAHVCFAEKGFEASTVDDIVARSKLSKGAIYNYFKSKDEIYLALMEGQTNDSGSKFAKAIAERETSLEKLNYLIEAYLDNDPNDEENIGHAIVHYEFRLYSTRNPKLKDMLTKRYRDFFVSLLTGIIKEGQAAGEFNKELDPETYADIFWAIVNGATLQATILEDYHYKHILREMQSIFLEKLSSK; encoded by the coding sequence ATGACGCCAATTGTTTCAGAGGAATATAAGCAAAAGAAGCGTCAGGAAATTTTGCAGAGTGCCCATGTTTGCTTTGCCGAAAAGGGATTTGAAGCATCGACTGTTGATGATATTGTGGCCCGCTCCAAACTAAGCAAGGGGGCAATTTACAATTACTTCAAAAGTAAGGATGAAATTTATCTGGCACTGATGGAAGGCCAAACAAATGACTCGGGAAGTAAATTTGCCAAAGCCATTGCTGAGCGTGAGACCTCATTGGAAAAACTCAATTACCTGATTGAAGCCTACCTGGACAATGACCCGAATGATGAAGAAAACATCGGGCATGCGATCGTTCATTACGAATTCAGATTGTACTCAACACGGAATCCAAAATTAAAGGATATGTTGACGAAGCGATACAGAGATTTCTTTGTTTCATTGCTGACAGGAATCATTAAAGAAGGTCAGGCAGCAGGTGAATTTAACAAGGAACTTGATCCAGAGACATATGCGGATATATTTTGGGCGATTGTCAATGGGGCCACATTGCAGGCTACCATACTTGAAGATTACCATTATAAGCATATATTAAGAGAAATGCAGTCGATATTCTTAGAAAAACTAAGCTCAAAATGA